The Papio anubis isolate 15944 chromosome 1, Panubis1.0, whole genome shotgun sequence genome window below encodes:
- the LOC116273766 gene encoding double homeobox protein 4-like protein 4 translates to MVDIYIWCHPPPSSIAFTHTGAWATGLPAPHVPCAPWTLPPGAFVGQGAGAVAPLQPSQAAQAAGISHPAPAGGDWDFSYAALATPEGALSHPQTPRGWPPRPSQWRGDRDPQHHSLPGPCSVAQPGPAGAEPQGQGVLAPPTSQGSPWWGWGQGPQVAGAAWEPQVGAAPPPGPAPPEASAGQEQMQAIRAPSPPLQEPGRSSALPSSLLDELLETPEFLQQAQPLLETEAPTELQDVGEPALLEPLLLSEEEYRALLEDL, encoded by the exons ATGGTAgatatatacattt GGTGtcaccctcctccttcctctatCGCCTTCACCCACACCGGGGCGTGGGCAACGGGGCTTCCCGCCCCCCACGTGCCCTGCGCGCCCTGGACTCTCCCACCGGGGGCTTTCGTGGGCCAGGGAGCAGGGGCCGTCGCCCCGCTGCAGCCCAGCCAGGCTGCGCAGGCAGCAGGGATCTCCCATCCTGCCCCGGCAGGCGGGGATTGGGATTTTTCCTACGCTGCCCTGGCGACTCCGGAAGGGGCGCTCTCCCACCCTCAGACTCCCCGGGGGTGGCCTCCGCGCCCGAGCCAATGGCGGGGGGATCGGGACCCGCAGCACCACAGCCTGCCGGGCCCTTGCTCGGTGGCACAGCCTGGGCCCGCTGGAGCTGAGCCGCAGGGCCAGGGTGTGCTGGCGCCGCCCACGTCCCAGGGGAGTCCGTggtggggctggggccaggggcCCCAGGTCGCCGGGGCGGCGTGGGAGCCCCAAGTCGGGGCAGCTCCACCTCCGGGGCCCGCGCCCCCGGAGGCCTCCGCGGGGCAGGAGCAGATGCAAGCCATCCGGGCGCCCTCCCCGCCGCTCCAGGAGCCTGGGCGCTCGTCTGCACTCCCCTCCAGCCTGCTGGATGAGCTCCTGGAGACCCCCGAGTTTCTGCAGCAGGCGCAACCTTTGCTAGAAACGGAGGCCCCGACGGAGCTGCAGGACGTGGGAGAGCCCGCTTTGCTGGAACCGCTACTCCTCAGCGAGGAGGAGTACCGGGCTCTGCTGGAGGACCTTTAG